A segment of the Thermoplasmatales archaeon genome:
CAATCGCAGGAGATGAGCCAAACACACAACCATTTGGAGCATGAACAACATTCGGCATAAAGCTATAATTCCACTCCTTATACAGGTAATGGCCATGTTTCTCAACATTTCCCGCCCAGTCAACAGCATAGAATTCTAACTTATGCAGACATTCCCTATTTATTGTTATTCTTACAGATATTTTTTTAGATTCATTGTTCATGTCTTGAGGTGAGTTATCGTTAATCGTTCTGTTTTCTATTATTATATCCACTGCTCCATCATTGTCTATATCCCTCCATATTTCGTAATAAAGATATCTAACTCCTGTACCAACATCTGTTGAATTTAGCCATATGATAGTTGAATTACTTATCCATTCCATCCCGTCTTTTATGTATAAAGGGCCATAATAACTTTTTATTGTTACTGGTGGAGTGTTATCAGTTGCCCCTCCTCTATGGAGAATAATGCATATAAGTAACACTATAAACAAATATGCATATTTTTTTAAGCTCATTGAAGTAAATTATTTACAAGCTTTTAAATTTATTCATTTATTGGTTTGAACAATAGAACTGCAGGAAGTAAAACTAAATTGTAAATTCAAATCCTTCTTAAACTTTTAAATAATAACCTCTGCTCAATAAAATATTTATATATATTCCATTTTCCAAAGCATGAAAAAAACAATTGTTTTGATTTCAGTTGCAATATTTTTACTTCCAATAGCAACATCGATATTAAAAGAAAAAACATCCAAAATTTCTGAGGATTTTGACCCGCTTGTTGATATAGAAGTAACTGTTGAAATAAATTATATCCGCTCTCTTGAAACAAAATATCTTTGGAGAACAATAGATAAAATAGATGAGTTAAGCGATCCAGATTTCTATGTGAAGGTTTTTATAAATGGTGAAGAATTTACAAGCTCCGTTTGGAGAAATCAGAAATATGTATATGAAAAATGGTCCGCAACCGCAAATGTTCCAGATGATGTAGAATTTGTTAATATAGTGATCCAGCTATGGGATAAAGATGTAGTCGATAAACTCTGCGATATAAGCGATAACATAGATGATTATCCCTACAGCATGGATGTAAATCTAACATACAGCATAAAATCTGGCCACTGGTTCGGCGATGACTTTAATTCTCCCCCAAGTTACTGGAGGAAAGATTTAAGTGGCTACGGGCGCCTGAATGGGTGCGATGACAATAGCATTTATCAAAATAATAGAGATTGTGAAATTGGTTTTTCAATATATCAAAATGACTGTGATGGGGATGGAATTCCTTACTGGGTGGAGGTAAATGTATTTCATACAGATCCAACTAAAGATAATAGAGGCGAGGACATGGATAATGATAGCGTACCTATAGAATGGGAATATAAATGGGGGCACTATTTCCGCTATAATTGGTGGAATGGAAGCATGCAAGATAGATGGGAATATAGCCCTCTTGTTTGGGAGGACCACAAAAATCTTGATCCAGATGAGGATGGTCTGAGCAATTATGAAGAATATTTAACTAACCAATGGGGCTCTGATCCTTTCAGAAAGGACTTATTTATTGAAATTGACCAAATGGAAGGAGGAAACGGAATAAAGGAAAGCCTTTTACCAGATGGGGCAAAAGAATTGCTTAAAACCGCTTATGATAAGCACAATATAGTTTATCATTTAGATGATGGTTGTATGGGAGGAGGAGAAAAATTGCCTTTTAAGCTATATGTAACAGGAAAAGATTTAGACAACTATTACAACAAATATTTCTTGCACGATAATCAAAGTTATTGGAGGAAAGGTATATTTCATTATGCAGTGATTGTTTATGATGCGGGATTCAATGGTTATGCGGTAAAGAGAGATATGTGGCAGATTTCAACAAAATATATAGATGAAAAATGCAGGCAACTATTTTTTATAGATAGGAATATAGTGTATGCAAGTGTTTTTATGCATGAAACAGGTCATTCACTAGCCATATGGAATCCGGGGGTAGATAATCCAGATACTATGTATCCATGGAAGTGGGCTTATTGGAAATATACTCCCTATAAGAGTTGCATGAATTATCGCTATACCTACATTCTCGTTGATTATTCAGATGGAAGCCATGGAATGAATGATTTTGATGACTGGGGAACTTTAAGCTTAACATATTTCCAAGATTAAAATTTGTAGTAAAATAAAACCTCTTCAAAATCATCTCCTAGCGAAAGCAATTCCTCAATATTCTCCCCTTTCAGATATACATTGAAAAATGCGACTGTAAATTTATTGACAATATCGACCAATCTTTTTCCGCTTATTTTTCCAAATCCAGGTATCAAATTTTTTGGAATATTTGGAGCAAAATGAGGAGGCAAAATAGGCAAATCAGTATAATCATAATGAGCTGAGCCATTTACAATAGCCATATATGCCACACTTGAATTTTCCCATAACCCTTGCAAGCTCTCATCTTTCTCATATCTCCCCTCAACAAAAAACATAAAAAATGGCTTCTCCGCCTTAATTGCACCTCTAAAATAGCCATCAAGCGCAAGCCCCGCCTTTATGCACCCATCTTTGCACATGCTTAATGCTGCTCCTCCTCCAAATGAGTGGCCGTATATCCCTATTTTTTTCCTTATCTATTTTTTCTGGGAATTTTTGAAGAAGATAATTTATTACAAAATTTATATCCCCAATTACTTCATCGAAAGCGGTTTCAATATACCAACTTATATAACTCTGATTATATTGGGATAAATCCTCCACCTCTATTACCCGCCCATCTGGAAAAACGGTTATACCCGCTACATATGAATGGCATATGCCTGCAACTACAAAGCCATGACTTACAACTTCTTCAATCATTGATGTATACATTGATGGATATCCTCTATATCCATGAGAAAATATTACAAGAGGGAAAACTCCATTTGCAATTTCTGCGCCAACAAAAGAATGGGTTTTTACATATTCATAACCATTTTTTGGGATCCAGAAAAGATTTGATTGCTTTAAAAGCCATCTAAATGTTTCAGCGCCCATATATTCATATATTTTTCCTTCAGTTGCTTCAGTAGGATACCACAGATAAAGCATCATTTCCCTGCTATCATTTTCTTCAGTGAGCTTCTCCTCTCTTTCATAATCTACAAGATGAATTTCTCTAACTCCTATACTATAATTCCCCCTCGGCTTTGGCAAAAAGGATGCATGATAACTTCCTTCTACAATTGCAATTCCTTTAAATGTAAGAAAAATGGCGCGAAAACTTTTCTCATCTCTCTTCAAAATTCCAAAAAATGGCTTACAAAAAACAATGCTTCTATAAAAAAATCCTTCAAATTTAATCTCCTTGTTTCCTTTAAATATTCCTGAGATATTTCCAGAAAAATCATTCCTGCCAAGGCGCACATAGCCATTAACTTCTCCAATTGTATCATTCATTATCGTGACTTTTCCAGAAAAATAGCCATCCGCCCATTCAGGCATTTCATCTGAAATTCCATAATTTGATGGAATAAAGAGAGGGAAAATCAATAAAACTAATAATTTTCTGCTTGCATATCATTAATTGATTAAAGATTAATAATATTTGCGAAATGCTCCCGCCGGGATTTGAACCCGGGTCTTCGGCTCGAGAGGCCGATATGATTGGCCGCTACACCACGGGAGCTATCCGCCAGTAGCAACATTTATTATTTTTATCTTTTTCCCTCTCAACTTTTCGTTATAGGGCATTGGTTTCCCATCCGCTATTATGAGAGATGAATCTACTGCCATGCCCAGCAAATTTAGCAATTCCTCACCCGTAGCATTTTTGCTTATCTCAACCTTCCTTGTACCTTCTCTCGTTTCAACCTCTATTTCCATAGTAAGGTTAATAAAAATCACAAATATTAAAATTATGCTGGGATAGCCTAGCGGAAAGGCGGCGGCCTCGAGAGCCGCTTGGCGAAAGCCATCGCAGGTTCGAATCCTGCTCCCAGCGCTATTCAATTGTTGCCCTTTCAAAAAGAAGCATAGCTGAAGATAGGAAAATTATCGCTATTATTGAAAGAACTGAGAAATCAGTGAGTAATGAGAATTTTGAAATCCCGAGCAAAAGGCCACGAGACGCATCAACCGCATAAGTCAATGGATTTACATAAGCGATATATTGCATCCACTTTGGCATTGTATTTATTGGATATATTGCTCCGCTCAAAAAAATCAAGGGCATCATTATTACCATCATTATCATCTGAAATCCTTCCATGCTGGCCATTTTAAGAGACAAACTGACTCCCATTGATGAAATTGCGATTGAAAGAATAAAGCCGACAAGCAAAGCGGGAATGAAGCCATTAATTTTTAATGCTTTTGCCAGTGGAAATGTAAAAAGGAGTATTATAAATCCCTGAATTGAAGAAATTATTGCATCTCCAAATATTCTTCCCGCAATTATACTTTTTCTTGATGCGGGAGCAACCATCGTTTCCTTAAGAAATCCAAATTGCTTATCCCATATAACAGTAACACCACTGATAAATGAAGCAGTGAATAGGCCCATTGTCATAAGGCCTGGGGCAAGAAAGGAAATATAATCAATTCCTCCAAAAATCTGCTTTGCCATTGGTGAATCAAAAACTTTGCTCCATCCTAACCCAAAGAAAACAAGCCATATTATGGGGTTTATTATTGCACTCGCAACTCTTGATTTTCCCCGCCAAAACCTTTTTATTTGTCTATAAACCATGGTTAGGAAAGCCCTCATGCAAATCTCCTCCTCATTTTTGGCTCAGAATTTTCTTTATCTCTCAAATCTTTTCCTGTGAGATGAATAAAAACATCATTAAGGGTTGGTTTGTGATATGTTATATCATTTATTTTTATACCCTTTTTCTGGGCTATTTCAAAAATTTTTGGAATTGCGGTGCTAGCATTATCAACATTAATCTCAATTCTTCCATCTTCTAAAATTTTACAATTTTTTGTAAAATCTTCATCAAAACATTCTGGATTTTCCGCTTTTATGTAAATAATATCTTCTCCTAACATGCTCTTAAGATTTTCAGGGGTGTCATAAGCAATTAATTTTCCATTGTCTATTATTGCTATTCTATCTGACAATTGCTCCGCCTCATCCATATAATGCGTCGTTAGAAATATAGTTATATCTTTTTCCTCTCTCAACCTCTCTATATATTCCCATACCCTAACCCTTGTTTGAGGATCAAGCCCAATTGTTGGCTCGTCTAAGAAAAGTATTTCTGGCTCATGAATAAGAGATTTTGCTACCTCAAGCCTTCTTGCCATCCCTCCACTAAATGTCTTAACAACCTTATTCCTAAAATTTTCCAGCTCAACAAATCTAAGCAACTCATCTATTTTATTTTTCAACTCACTACTTGAATAGCCATATATCCCTCCATGAATGTAAAGATTTTCATATGCGGTTAAATTTACATCCAAACTTGGCTCCTGAAAAACTATCCCTATCTTCTTCCTCACCTCTTTCGCCTCCTTCAGAACATCATGCCCCGCCACAAAAGCGGAGCCAGAGGTTGGCTTTAAAAGGGTGACAAGAATGTGAATTGTGGTTGTTTTTCCTGCGCCGTTTGGGCCGAGAAAGGAGAAGATTTCTCCACTTTTTACTTTAAATGAAACATTATTTACCGCCACAAGTTCGCCAAATTTTTTTGTTAAATTTTCTACGACTATTGCATACATATTATTTACCCTGCTCAACTATATATTTAATTTCCTTTGATGCATTTTTCATAACTTTAGATATTTTTCTTTTCTGCTTTTCATTCAACATTTCGAATTTGATAAATGCCCTTCGCAGAGCATCTCTAAGCTCATCCATACCCATTTTTTCAAATTCCCTTGCTTTATTCATATGCTCAATAATTTCTCTAAATTTCTCCTTTCTCCTGTTCAAATAACTCAGTCCTTTAAGAGTTATCTTGTAAAATTTTTTATTTTGTTTACTCTCGGATTTAATCAATCCTTCTTCTTCAAGCTCGGAAAGCAAAGGATAGATAACTCCTGTGCTTGTCTTCTTTCCCCTATCTTCCGATATTTTTTTCATTAGTGCATAACCATGTATTTTACCTTCCTTCATGTAATTTAAAAGCATTAGTTTTATAGCTTCCTTAATTTTCATTTCTTTTATATCTTTAAACATATCGCAAGATATATCAAAAGACATATAAATATTTAACCGTATTTTATTTTGAAAAATAGAACAATTGAAGATAAAGAAAGTGTTATTGAATTTGCCAAAATTATAGGTAAATTCCTTATAATCAGACCATAAATAAGCCAGAGAAATATTCCTGTACAAAATAAAACATACATTGCAAGAGATATATCTTCCGCTCTGCGAAGCTTATATGTTTTTATAACCTGTGGAATAAAGGATATTGTAGTAAATAGAGCGGCAAATAGTCCAATTATTGTTGGATTCATAGAAATGTAGTCTTAGGCAATTAAATATCTTTCTGAAAATTTAGAAAAAATAAAAAACAATGTTTAGATAAGCATGTGGATGAAATAAACTTAGAAATGGAAAAATTTGATTGGCTTATAGATGAGGAAACCACGAAATTGCTTCTAATGGAAAAAAATAATTTGATAAAAAGAAAAAAGATAATTGAAGCGGAGGGAAATGTTGCGATAGATGCAAAAATTGAAAGTAAAGGGAAAATCGATGAAAAAAGAGCAATAGCCATTATAGGGGATGAAAGCGGGCACTGTGTGCTAAATTTATGGGATGAAAATAAAAAAATTTTAAATTATTTGAATGAAGGAGATGTAATAAGAATTGTAAATGGTTTTGCAAAAAAAGGAATTTATGGACTTGAGATAAATGTTGGAAAATTTGGAAGTGTAGCTAAAATAAATAAGAAGATTGAAACAAAAATTGATTTTGGAGAAAAGGATGGAATTTTTTGCCTCAAAGGGAAAATTGAAAGGAAATTTCCAACAGAATTAATAATTGATGGAAATTATGAAAAATTTTCTAGAAAAATTATTGTTGATGGTAGGGAAATTTATCTATTTGATGAAAAAGTAAAAGATGCGAGTGGAGTAGAAGGAGAAATTATTTTGTTATGGCTTTATAAAAGAAATGGAAAAATATATGCAGGAAGCTTCAGCAAAATTATTCAGAAATAACATTTTGGGATCCATTAACAAATGAGCTGTAGCAACTCTCGCATAGATAAGCGGAGATAGATTCTATGAAATAGGAATGCTCTTTGCATATCGGTTTATAGCAATGATTGCAGGAATTTGAGCTTTTTGCCCCGCATATATAACAACCCATGAAAATATATTAAAATCTAATATTTATATTTCTTCTATTCTTTCCTATATCTCAATATCCCCGCTATTCCATTAAATGCTCTATATAGTATCTCTCCTTCCTCGCTTTCCCTGCTTATTATTTCCATTTGAGTTGATGACTTTTCCGCAAGCTCCGCATATTCTTCAATTATATCCTTCTTTTCTTTTATTTCCATATTCCCATTGCATTTAGGGCATTGAATGTTTAGCTTTTCAACAATTCCTTCAAAACTATAGCCACAATTTGTGCAATATGCCTTAACCTTATATCTTTCAAGCTCCGATGAAATCAAAAGCACATCAAGCATTCCAGCCATCAATGCATTCTTTACCTCTTCCTCCCCATATATTGCAAGCCCGCTGTTTTTCTTAATTTCTTCAAGAAATCTCTGCATAACTTTCCTGTCCTTTACAATATCAAGCTCCTCTATATCATTTGATGCGGAATTTATAAGCTCCCTGAGCCCGTATTCATCAGTATATCCTGTATCATATAACCCGATTATTTTTTCCTTCACCCTATAATCAAGATAATTCCCATTAACAAACTCCCTTTTAGTAGGCCCAGGCCCCCCCACAATCACGCCTTTAACATTTTTTTCAAGGAAAAGTTGAGATGCTTTTTCTCCCGCTTTAACAAACCATTCATGAGCTGCTATTTCAGTAAGCCTTTCAAATCTCCTCTGGCTCTGCCCGCCCTTGCCGTGCTTGCCTGGGACGCGAGAAGTCATATAGGTTGCCAATTCTATTCTGCTACCCTGCAAGAAGCCAATTGTGCATTCTCTTCTATCAATTAAAAGAAGACCATATACATCTTTCTCTTCTATAATTTCCTCAAGAGGTTGAAGATAAAATTGGGAATCGCATCTATAAAGATAGGTGTTTATTGGGACAGGTGGCTCAATAACTTCCGCAAACAATTTTGGTGGCTCACCAACCATACCGACAAAAAAAACTAAGCCATTTGGGGGAGGAGATTTAAAATATTTCAGTCTTGCCATTATTCCTTCAATTGCGGACAAAACATTTTTGCGTGTCTGTTTAGATTTTATATTTGTTGATTCAGAATATTCATTTCTTAAATATGCCATTACATCGCTTATCTGGCGAGTAGGAGGAATATAAAGAGAAATAAGCTCTGTATGCTGTCCCCTTATATTTCTTAACTCCTCAATTTTCTTTTTAAGCAAGAATTTGTCCTTTTTTTCAAGCATCTTAGCTAAATAAAAGTGTTTTTAA
Coding sequences within it:
- a CDS encoding ABC transporter permease, giving the protein MRAFLTMVYRQIKRFWRGKSRVASAIINPIIWLVFFGLGWSKVFDSPMAKQIFGGIDYISFLAPGLMTMGLFTASFISGVTVIWDKQFGFLKETMVAPASRKSIIAGRIFGDAIISSIQGFIILLFTFPLAKALKINGFIPALLVGFILSIAISSMGVSLSLKMASMEGFQMIMMVIMMPLIFLSGAIYPINTMPKWMQYIAYVNPLTYAVDASRGLLLGISKFSLLTDFSVLSIIAIIFLSSAMLLFERATIE
- a CDS encoding ATP-binding cassette domain-containing protein, encoding MYAIVVENLTKKFGELVAVNNVSFKVKSGEIFSFLGPNGAGKTTTIHILVTLLKPTSGSAFVAGHDVLKEAKEVRKKIGIVFQEPSLDVNLTAYENLYIHGGIYGYSSSELKNKIDELLRFVELENFRNKVVKTFSGGMARRLEVAKSLIHEPEILFLDEPTIGLDPQTRVRVWEYIERLREEKDITIFLTTHYMDEAEQLSDRIAIIDNGKLIAYDTPENLKSMLGEDIIYIKAENPECFDEDFTKNCKILEDGRIEINVDNASTAIPKIFEIAQKKGIKINDITYHKPTLNDVFIHLTGKDLRDKENSEPKMRRRFA
- a CDS encoding PadR family transcriptional regulator, whose amino-acid sequence is MFKDIKEMKIKEAIKLMLLNYMKEGKIHGYALMKKISEDRGKKTSTGVIYPLLSELEEEGLIKSESKQNKKFYKITLKGLSYLNRRKEKFREIIEHMNKAREFEKMGMDELRDALRRAFIKFEMLNEKQKRKISKVMKNASKEIKYIVEQGK
- a CDS encoding SemiSWEET transporter translates to MNPTIIGLFAALFTTISFIPQVIKTYKLRRAEDISLAMYVLFCTGIFLWLIYGLIIRNLPIILANSITLSLSSIVLFFKIKYG
- the prf1 gene encoding peptide chain release factor 1, which gives rise to MLEKKDKFLLKKKIEELRNIRGQHTELISLYIPPTRQISDVMAYLRNEYSESTNIKSKQTRKNVLSAIEGIMARLKYFKSPPPNGLVFFVGMVGEPPKLFAEVIEPPVPINTYLYRCDSQFYLQPLEEIIEEKDVYGLLLIDRRECTIGFLQGSRIELATYMTSRVPGKHGKGGQSQRRFERLTEIAAHEWFVKAGEKASQLFLEKNVKGVIVGGPGPTKREFVNGNYLDYRVKEKIIGLYDTGYTDEYGLRELINSASNDIEELDIVKDRKVMQRFLEEIKKNSGLAIYGEEEVKNALMAGMLDVLLISSELERYKVKAYCTNCGYSFEGIVEKLNIQCPKCNGNMEIKEKKDIIEEYAELAEKSSTQMEIISRESEEGEILYRAFNGIAGILRYRKE